The Phragmites australis chromosome 1, lpPhrAust1.1, whole genome shotgun sequence genomic interval ATCTGAATGCAGCATAACTATTTTTATCCTATTGATTGTAGTGCTGTAGGCCTTTAATTGCTAagaaaaaacaatttgaattcaaGTAGTATCTCATACtgcagattttttttgaaatacttAAATGCCTAGAAATTTAAAAAGATGGGAAATGTTCACTTGACAAAGGAGTATGAAAAAgattatttgtttcttgaagaATGTTGCAGGACTACTCAGGGCATCTGTGATCTTTGCCAAAAGAAACAAACGAGGCCAGAGATGTGCGATTAGAAGGTTGGCCAAACACCCGTACTGTTGAACTATCACATGAAAATCATATTTTCATCACCACAAACTTATTATCTCATTCTTTTCTAACACTGTTTGTAACAATTATTGACATAGTTGATATTTGAATCTTGTCCTGAAATTACCGAACTAAGTACAAGTAAACAAATTGATGAAACAACAGGTCCAATGAATCAAAAAACTGGTTGGCAATTACATATCCACCTCAACCTTGGTTTCTTCGATTTTGGGGAGGATAAATCCAACTACCCTTGGGAgtggagaaggagagggaggagttGCGGCGTGATGGAGAGTGGATGGGGTGGCGCAGTGGTGAAGGGGAGCGCATCGGCGTGGGGAGGCAGTGTGTCTCGCAACGGCATGTCAGGGAGGTTGAGAGGCGCATCGGCAAGGCGGTCGCTGATGGTGGCGTGTCCACGAGGCGGTCAAGGAGGCAGCGCATCGGGGAGGCGATGTGTCGAGGAGGCAGTGTGGGGTGGCAACTTGTCGGGGAGGCGGTGTGTCGGGGAGGCTGCGTGTCGGGCAGGTTGGGAGGTGCATCAGCAAGGCGGTCATTGACGGTGGCGTGTCGCAATGTGGTTGGGGAGGCAGCGTGTTGAGGAGGCTTCAGGAGATGAATGTAAGAGactggcggcggcgggtgcTGAAATATATAGGGATAACGCATCACTGTTGGTTGTGgtctacaaccggcactgatacaagcatcagtgtcggttgtagaCTACAGCTGGCACTGATGCTAGGACTATTAGCGCCAGTTTTTtcctagaaccggcactaatatgatattttatattaggtttataatttgtgtagtacatCTTTGTTACAAAAGGCAATGTATATGTTTAATAGAAATTAAAGCATAAATGATAGCTGTGAACCTTTTacataatacaaattaaagcatattcttacttaatgcatgtccttgatacaaattacagtGGATCCTGagttaattattacatcaaagctgctttcatttaacGATATAGCTTCGTTATGATTGCGACGTATGTAGATAGGTTCcttagtgtcatcaatgagagggaGTCCATATTCTCTCTGAAAGGAGGCAggtcatcgaattgattgtaatcttcctcgtcgacaacatcctcaacaccgataatctttctttttccttgaagaaccacatggcgctcCTCTTTGTTGGTTGGGTTcgtgtcctttacatagaagactcgTGTAACATTTTTGGCAAGCATAAatagttcttctctgtatctgaTGAATTTGAGGTTGACGGTAGTCATACTGTATTTGTTGATATTCACTCCACTTATGAGTCTAACCTAGAGCTGGGTGAGGCAAGAGCATGTCATTGCCCCTTTGGTTGGTCAGGTCATGATCCTTAGAGTTGTTGGCTTATGATTTGCTATCATGATATGGTCGTTTGTGAGGCGCCACACCTCTCTGTGGTCGATATTGATGCGTATGCTTGCGGCTATTATTTTAGAGGCATGGATCTAATATGTATATGCCTTCCCTCTTTGACTTGGCTATCATGTGCAAGTTATACTTATGTGGCTTGTGTTTGCTTGCCCCTAGGGGACGACTTGATACTGTGGTGATGGCCCTGTGGCCTAGGCACCCCTTTTGCTTGTGTGGTCTTTTATCCATAGTTCTGATGGCTTGTTGCATCTGATGATGTCCTGTCATCATCCTCTTTATTGGATGAGTACTTCATGTTCGTCTATCTCAATTGGTGGTCTGATAATGTGGTGCTATTATTGCGGCTTGTTGCTGACTGCCCTATGATGGCTCTGATGTTCGATGTCCCTGTGGGTGGCGATGGTTATCTGATATCTGTGATGTGAGGCTTTTTGTTATTGGTTCTTCTGGTAGCTGTGTCCTTTTGCTGGCTAAAGCCTTTATGTTGCTGTTCCTTTTTGGTATGATAATCATGTCAGTAAAGGGCCGATGATGATCAATAAGTTGAGTCTAATATCGTGGATGATGACTTCGTGGAGGCCCCACAGTGTGTTTGCCTTTTCGGTGGACGTTGTTGTTACCctttcgcctttgtggtgtttgccTTGGTGGTTGAGTTGCCTGGGGGATTGAGTTCAGAGGTTGTAGATAGGAGTTTAGAAGCGCTGCAATTCACCGGGCTCCCGAAAGGTTGTAGCTAGTAAATTGTTATGTAGCTAAACTCTCTGTCCCTCTGTCCTCATGTAGTACCTGAGGCTACAAGCAATGATGAGGGGTTACATGTCTGAGATCTACGTGGTCGATGATGACCCAGGATATATAAATAGTCCATAAGGATCATGCTAGACTGTTTGTCTCGTTTCTTCTACTGTTTTGATTTCTAACGTTTACTCTGCTTTGTCTGTGATGTATGTAACTATAGCCTTGTAGGCTCGGAGACGACTTGATGACGATCAGCAGCAatgcagcttaatcggaggttgtCCGGACGAGAAGCCGAAAGTAATTAACCGGCGGCCTCCCGAGGCCCCGGGAACTAGGATAGCAATCATCAAGGAAGTTTAGTCAGATAGTGTGTGCGTATGTGTATGGAGTAAATGTTGTAATCGgatgaaactgtactttataattttgataatgaataaataaagttaCGTGTTCAATTACAattgtctttgtttctttcgtCTACTTTACATATACTGGCATGCCTGCGGCATATACATTTACAATATAGTATTTCAAAAGTACGTGTTTCGAATCCATGAAATAGAGTTACGTTTTTcctaattcactactagaaaattggagctagttttaatctatttagagatgattttaaccttttttcttaaatcactaccAGAAAATTGAAGATCTAGGTTACCATGGTataatcacatactttcaaatTTAGAGCAATAGAGTAAATAAATCTAACCACAGATGAAAAGTAGATCACCTCTATGTACCCTACAAtaagaaaattgtaatttttactcaattggagctctagctcctccCAAAATCCATCACTATGGTgcaatcacatactttcaaaccTAAAGTCATCTAGtaagtaaatctaagtaaaaataaaatatagatcatcttactaaccttggagcaTCTTTGGCACGTAGattctttcaaattttgaagtctCCAAGTGCAAGGTTAGGCACAAATGGCGGGAGCTGAGCAGAACAGAGCTCTCGAGCTTGGGGGAGAAGAAGACACCTCTTATATATTGTGCATTTATTAGTGCCCGCCCGTAAcatgaaccggtattgatactgagtatcagtgttggCTCATGGTTACCAGTtgacactgaagtatcagtgcatGTTTGtgcagtatcagtgccggctcaaccCAGCTCAATCATTAATCGAGCACGAGATATTACGAACCGGTACTGGTACTTCATCAGTATCGATTCTGGCCTAGCCAATACTGATGACCTGATATGGATGACCAACTCTATTGTAATGTGGTCTTTAGAACTACATGAAACAGTGGACAAAGGAGTTAAAAAGAACGAAAAAAGTGGATAATAGTTCCAGTAATTCTGATTTACATGTTAGAATTGTTGCACTTAGTTGTAGGTAAAAACTAGCTACTCAGGGAGCTTCTTACATCGAGTTAGTCAATATCAACTTTTAAACCACCATACATAAGTTTGCCTAAAGAAAGAAAACCACCCTACAAAAGTTTGcctgaagaaacaaaaccaCCCTACATAAAATTTGCCTGAAAAACCCCCCACCCTATATAAGCACCGACTagcatttttcttaaaaagagaCAAAAGGTCACTAGAATTAGGAGTAGCTACAGATTTTGTTAGGCATTGCGATTGAAGGGATGCCTTCTAAATGGTTACCCAGAGAATGCCAGCGAAATTGTTGTAAGGATTGATATCTCATTTAAAAATACACTTTTAACTTAAAAGATTCACACTTTCAATTCAATATATTAAAAGGCACAATTTCAGGAAAAAACAACAAATTAAAATAATTCAACTTGAAATTCCAAAATTTCAACTCGAAAGCTATACTTAATAAAAGTTCTAAAGCTATCTCACGTGGATTCGACATTTGACCATGTGACTTTGGAGGGTCGTTGCCACCGACAGGCGACATGGTAATCACCGTGAACGTGTGGATGCATGGCAAGTGCAGATTTTTTAAAtactattattttattgtaagattacaaaaatattattgaaaattcaaaatttatataaataggTGCATATCGGCACGCGAAGTGCTAACTAGGGATCTATCGAGACTCTACGTGCTGACAACCTATATGGTAGTGGACCCTAGGGTCTATCGGCTCACAGGCCTGGTGGCAAGAAGGCGTCACTTAGGTATTAGACGCACTTCGCGTACCGACGGTTAACTATTTGTGCAAATTTCAGATTttacataatatttttctaattttctaataaaataatattatttaaatttttttcgcAAAATGCATACATTCGCGGGGAACAATCATGTATGTGGTaggagttattattgatgagaAACTGTCACTTTTTAGGATAGAGTTACCACTATAAAGATGTTGGAAAAAACATTTACTATAAATGAATAAATTGACAACACGCATAAGTATAACCTTAAAGTAAATATTTGTAGATTGAATCAGAAGGCCAGGTAAAGATTTGTAACGATAGATGAATTCAACTCAAATTATCATCTTATTTAAAAGGACTGTTTGGTTAGAGTGATTTGTCAAGAAGAAGAGTTTCCTTGGttaggaagaagaagagtttCCTTGGTTAGGAAGAAGAAGAGTCAAAATTCAGAAAGCCCCGATCTTAGTTTGCTTTACAGGAACCATTTTCCGTTCCGTTCCGTTCCGTTCCGTTTGACAGGAAGCCCTGCCCACCCTCCCTCCCGTCCGCATCGATTCGAGGAGGAGCAGAGATCGAAGCGGCCGTGAATGGCGCTGCCGGTGGCGAAGCTGGGGACCCTGGCGTTGCGGACGCTGTCCAAGCCCATCGCCAGCCGCCTCAAGAGCCAGGCCGCTGTCCACCCCAAGTTCCGCAACTTCATCATTGGCATCGCTCAGGTTCGGTTTCCTCCTCGTCTTGGCTTGCCTTCCTTTGGGTTGGGGAAATACTCCTAACTTGCAAGAAAAGGGACCTGTAGGTCAAATGGACGTGATTGAGAGAATCCCTCCACCTAATTGATCCTCGGGAGCTGGATCCGATTGCGGCCTGACTTGTATTTCTTGGCCCGAATCTTGCATGTGAGCAGGCGACGATTTAAGAGGTGTTTTAGGACAAATCTCTACCCATGAAAGGCGGATATACACAACTGACAGTTTGGGGATTGGGGTTTGATAAACTAGCACCTGGACCTGAGTCACACATTAGTACATTACCCTTGTAGGTGGATTGTTTCCAAGGAAAATGCTGAAAGTTAGAACTACTGTATGTTTTTGGGACGCTGCTAATTCGAGCGCCCCCTTCCAAcagcaacccccccccccccccgggcctTTCCTTTTTGGGAAACTTTTTCCCTCTGCGTCTTTCTATTTTCGGAAATTTTTCTgtcaaaacttttgagaaaaagtttagctcaaacttttgagaaaaaaaattaacgagaaaaagttttgagaaaaagttaacAAAAATAGTTTTGTATCGGTACACTAGTGGACTCTGTGGGCTGCTCGGACACGCGACTTGGGCTGCTAGCGCGTGCCCGCGGAACAGGATTTTCGATGTTTTTGGGCAAGTATCGTTTACTGATTAACTAAACTGAGAGTGGGTGACTAAATTCAGGGAATTCACGAATGAAGTGATGAGCTTGTTGAATTACAGGCCTATTGTGCGTTGGTTGATTGGTTTATTGAGTGTTCTTATTTGGAAATGGTTTATCCCTTCAGCAATTGGAGACTGCGATATGATAGGCTCCCATCTGCTAGTCTGCCATGTCTGACCTAGTCAGATACCGTCAGTGTCATATTACAAATAGCTAGTATTTAGGAACTGCCATCCGACTCAATACCCAAGCACTATCACAGCCGGCAATGCCTCAGCTTCTCAAAATCTAGGAAGTAAGTAACTTTTGGGTTTATCTGTCCACTGGTCAAGTGGTCATGCACTCACACTTGGCTAGTTTGTTAAAGCTTTCCCTTGTTTGGAAATTTATCAGTGTTTTGTCTCTGGAGCTAGTGGAGATTGTTTTATGATAGGTTTCATGTCTGCCAAGTCTGATCTAAACAGGAGACAACTcaggcatttttttttttaatcagaaAAGTGTGACAGTGAACCTTGAGGAGATTATCCCTGCCTTAGGATCATGTGTGTTTCAGTAGTTGTACAACTGGCCATTGCTCAAGTAGAGCATATGAGCTAGAGACAATTTCGTTTTACCTTATCGAATGTGTTTGTGTTTTGTGCGCAGATCCGTActtcttttgttgcattttAAACATAGTGAACTGATAACCACTGTCACAATTGTTACAGATAAACCATCGTATCACTACAAAGATACAAAGGCGTATTTATGGTCATGCAACAGATGTGGAGATCAGACCTTTAGATGAGCAGAAGGCAGTACAAGCAGCTACTGATCTCATTGGGGAAGGCTTTATCTTTTCGGTACTTCTCTAAACCAATAGTAAATTGTGTGTCATTACATATGCAATAATCGCAGGGATATATTTAATAGGCTGAAGAAAAACTGCTTTGTTCtgtaaaaaaagataaaattttaaatttcagCTAATGATACTCCATCTTTTTCTTTAATTATAGGTCGCTGTTGCTGCTTTAATTTTTGAGGTGCAAAGAAGTGCAAGGTCAGAGGCTAGGAAGGAGGAAGGTCGTAAACAGGAACTTGAGGTAGTGTCTTTCACTTAGTGTCTCTTCTCTGCATTGTATCCGAGTTTGAACTCATACAATTACAAATGTGCAATATTAACAGCCTCATACCTACCTCACTCGGTACTCAATCTTATATGGGTTATTTTTTGTCCCTCCAGAAGCACAGAAACATGAAATGTAATCTATTGGACCCTATCATGTAACCAGAAAATATAAACTTGATAGTTGATACTTCATGGAAAAATATCATACTTGTAGTTTGTGTTCAGAAATTTATAGAGTGAATTCACACACAGATATTATGAGATCTCTAACGTCATAAGGAGGATATTCAATAAGGAAATAATTGACACCCTGAGTTTAGTTTGCCTCCCAGGAGTTGATCATGAGCTAATGCTTATGGAATGCACATGTACTATggatttttttgccttttttcaGAGGAATGTTTTATGACTAAAATGCTTATGGAATGCATGTGCAGAAACATTGTTAATAAGCTAGAGGGTTTATGCAACCACATTGTGAATGCTACTCTTTCAAAAAACAAGTAAAAGTATGTAATTACTGCCTTTGTGATTGCGATGAAGCTCTGCCTGTGGAACGAGGGAGTTTTGATGGCTCAAGAATTGACCCAAAATACAGAATTTTAGTGAATTCTTAGAATTTGCCAAACATATGCAACTATGAAGGCACACACACAGTTTGCAGGCTTATGAGAGTAATCTGAGTTGAATGATGGTGGAGGATGGAGAGGCAGCTGTCTACATAAGTACATAGTTAGGGTTGTTAGTATACATTAGATAAGTCGGTACATCCTAGTTCCAACATTTGCATCTATCTGGCATTTGCCGATGGTGGAAAAGACATCCTACCACTGAAGTTAACCAAAATTGAGCACCTTCAAGAATAGGCTAATTAAGAATAGGAATTTTACAAACATTTTATCTTTGCTATGCATATTTTAAAATCATAACGCCAACCCGAATATTATTAGAATCTGTAAagtatgtcatgtatgaattTTTGTATGAACTAAGAAGCATAATCAATTTTGGGTAATTAACTCTTCGACAGTAGACAATTTTACTGAATGAAGCCCTCACGGCAAATTGGCAATATGCACAGGTTAAGATAcaattttgtttatttatttttctttccatgTTATAAGTGATCATTCTAGCTGAACAATTGTTTTTATTGATATCAAGGAATTGAAGCAAAGGGGAGAGAGTTTAGGTAAAGAACTGGAAGATCTTAAATTGAAGCTCAGTGAAATTGAGCGCCTTGCTAAAGGACGAGGTCTTTCAGGAATCTTGAACTTCAAAGGTGTCCATGGGGCAGAAGGTGGTAAGGCAGCAACACCTGCATGATTAAGCAATTTAACTTGGTGCGGCACAGCAGGATTTCATGTTGCCAATTTGATGCATGAAACAGCTAGAAATTGCTGATTGGCTTCCCAATTCTTATTTCACAGTTCTGTTGCCATGCCCATTCTTTGGTGAATGGATCAAAATTTATATTGGTTTGTCCATGAACACCCTGAAATAATACAGTGCAAGAAAAAGGTGCACTATAGGCTACTTCTGGGTCAGTAACCACAGAACACATCAAGTTGAGAGCATGTCAGAAGTATAGTTTCAACTGATTCTTTCTTTTGCTAAATACATCTGTGAACTATGGTTCAGAGATCATTATACCGTGCTGCTCCAGTGGAGTTTGTTATGAATATCACTTGTATTGAATAATATCCCTAAgtgggcaatatatagagtatatgagAGGGAAGGAAAATGACTCAATATGAATAGGAAAAGGACAAGGACTCCTTGACAGGGATGGCCTTTTCACTTTCTGAAGAAGACATTCGCTAAATGTAACAGCATACAAGTACACGTTCTGTTCTTTTGCACTCTGGAAAGTTTCTACTCAGATCAGATGCAACGCATAGCCACCGCTGCTGCTCTGCTATTTTAAGCTTCGTCGGTGGATTATACATACCATTGTAGCTTGAACATTATACGTATTTCTGTATTACTACGTACAACATATCCATTTTCTTAATTTGATACGGTAGGGTCTTTTCAGGAGCAAGGCAAATACGGATGGATATAGTTTAGTTTATCCTATATCCGactctgagaaaaaaaaaatagaatatatatattctttgGCGAATTAACCACAGAACCAGATGTAAGGATGCATGTTTCAGCTCAACACATCAAGTTGAGAGTAAATGTTTCAGCTTGCTGATTCTATATAGGAGTATCGATCTTTCGTTAAATATATACATCCGTCTGTGAATTATCTTTTGCTCAGAGACGACCTGGCCGGGTATTTGCACAATATATGCATTAGAAGTTTCCATGCCCTAAGCTAGCTATTTGTTCGGTGAACTCTTGCTGTGAGCAACCTAGAAAACTGTGACCCTCCTTTCACCTTACCTTCTTGTGTATATACATACCCTTTCCAAATACCTCGATCCCTccatattatatatatgcatcATGCAGATAGATGTGCATgcatctctctcccctccctaTCACTACCACTCcacagaattgaagaaatcatggCCCCAAGCTTACCTCGCTGCTGATCGAGTTGAGTACGTTGTACCGATAATTTAATCTCTTCTTGGCCGGCCGTCGTCGTGCTCGTGCATGAGGACGGCCATGACCGGCGGCGTCAACGGTGGCGCGTGCGCGGTGTGCAAGCACCAGCGGCGCAAGTGCGAGCCCAACTGCGAGCTGGCCGCCTACTTCCCGGCCAACAGGATGAACGACTTCCGCGCGCTGCACCTCGTCTTCGGCGTGGCCAACCTCACCAAGCTCATCAAGGCCAACGCCACCGaggccgcccgccgccgcgccgcagATACGCTCACCTGGGAGGCGCGCTGGCGAGAGCGCGACCCCTCCGAGGGATGCTACCGCGAGGTCTCCTGCCTGCGCCGCGAGAACGCCGTGCTGCGCGCCGAGAACGCCGCGCTGCGGAGGCAGGCCGAGCAGTGCGCCGCCGCCACGCGGCACGCCTCCAcgttgcagcagcagcagctgttgCTGGTCTCGGCCTACAGCGGCGCCAGGACTGGCAGCGCGCCGCACATTGCCAACAACAACGGCGGCAGCGTCATACCTGGTAACTTCGTCGGCGGTTGCTACAATGGCGACGGTAGCGGCGGCGTCCGTGGCGCCAATGGCAATGCGGTGCTGCCCGTGCGACCTCATGCCCCAGCTCCGGCAGCGCAGACCATGTTTGGCTACGCGCAGGACGACTGCTACCCCGTGGTGGAAGGCAGGAACGGCTCTGGCGTGCCGAGGTCAGATGCGGCCATTAGAGGCCAGGTTGACTCTAGGGACAAGGACAACGCGAGGTGAGGACGCTCTTCTCTTCTTTGTGTTGAAGTGAAGGCTTTGCATGGTGCATATATTGGCTTCTCTGCATTGTTTTTTGCAACTGCAGGTGATGCTGCTCATGACAACTGGGCAGCAGTGGGCAAAAGAGGAGATCaagatttgattttgaattcaaaaataagACATAGAGacttcattttccttttttttattactTCTGTTCTGCTTGAGCAAGACACCAGCACAATTCAAAATAGAAGAAACCAGTTAAGTATGACACAACAAATATCTTAGTGAAAGATGAACTTCATCCATAGATATTGATTCAAGTCCCTGGTCATCATGATGCAGAAGGATTGTTACTTCAGTTATATGATCCCAGAAATTACGTTATTGACCAGAGACAATCTCATGTGTTCATATGCATTTTCAGTCCGTCCATTTCATGTATTGCTCTCATAAGAATAAGACTATCATCCCACAGAAGAGAATTAATAAGATAATAAGTATAGATTCTAGAGTGCCTGCTGCTGTCATTTGCAGGAAAATAGGTTACAAAAATGTATGACTGCAAATTCTATGTTTGCGCAGACTGAGGCAAGGCTGGAAATGGCTGCCAATGACAAAACACGAAGATGGTTTAAATAAATTCAAGAGCGGACAACAGGATCTATTGCAATTCATAGGAAAAATTGTGACCCCAATATTTCAAGCACAAGTTACAGGGCTCATACAAATAGCACATCAGGAGGCTTCTTTCTGCTATGAACTTGACCAGCAACTCAAAATTCTGCATCAAGATAGTATAATGCAGAACTTTGACCAGGGTCCAATCATGTGTAGGTGGGCAGGAGACCCAATCATAGAGATTTAACATGTCTCTTTAGGTAGTCTTGCTTCACCATCTCTAACCAGACCATCATCACCATTGCTATCAAATGCAGAAAGATAAATAAATCAGACAAGTCTGTATAAGCATGCTGTTCTAGTCAGCAAGTATACAACAAAGGTCAAAATAAGTTTGATAGTTGAAGAAAACTCGCCTTGACTGAGCAGCGCCTTGCAGCGAGGGTGAGTCGACTTGCATTGTCACTGGGCCATCATTTACCAAACTAACCTGCAAGGGTTTCCGATTGACTCTTGTTTTgaaaagataatatcatatgAAAAGCCAATAACAGCGTGTTTTCACTCAGAGGCACCTTCATCATTGCTCCAAAAACGCCATCTGCCAATAAGAGTCAAAGTAGGACTGTTGTTAGATTCATGTTCATGTTATAACAGAAATCTTTCAACTGCACATGGAATGCATTGCAAAAGCAAATAGCTGATAAATAGACACAGATGGCAATATATCAGCAAAGTAAAAAATTTTACAGACCAAATAGAAAACATCACTAAAAAATAAGTTATTAAGCATAACACAACAGGATATGTACTCCAAGGAATATGAAATGCACATCCATTATAAAGGACTATGAGGAGAGTGGGAGAAGTATATAATGCATCAGTTATGATATGCAAATCTCAATATAGGTATATCCATGtgaaagggaaaaatatttctaaaaagaacATTGATTTGATAATCAAGAATTCAGGATTGCAAACTGTGTAATGCACAATGAGATACAAAAGCATCTGTATTACCTTTCACTGAATCAGCTGAGTATGACCTCTGAAATTTCTCAACTAGAGAAGCATAGAATGGTTTTGCTTTTGAAGGTGACATAGCCACATGAAAATCTGGCTTGTTACCCTTCAGGATTCCGTATAAGGTAAACTGACTGACTGAATAAGATATCAGCTTAGAACAGAGTAATTAATAACAGACCTACTGgagattatttatttttaaacttgGAGCAAGGTCACATTATATTACCTAATAGGACTTCAAAGTTACGCTGCATAACCTGCAGGAAGGAAAAAGCTTATTTAAGTTTATCTTTAAAGCTCATATGAGGTGCTGGAGATAATTAACATGTTCAAGTAGACCATTTCTATTATATTTGTGCCAAGATGGATCCGGGGCTTACACTTTGATCCCATGGTTTCCCAGTCTTCTCGTTAGGAAATACCCTCATATTCAGGACCTTCCGACAGCTACATAAGGGCAATATTAGCATGCAAGTGAAACTATAACAGCAAGCCATGTTAACTGAACATTTCAGCATAAACAAAATTTCATGAAACAAATGGTAAGTTGGTAGCACATCAGAAAACACAAAGGTGACAACTTTGGTAAATGAACCAGAAATTTCCAAAGTATACATGTTCCCAAAAAGAATATTAATGCAACCAAATGAAGCTGCCGCAGCATGCATGTGATACTTGATATAATAAGTATTCAAACAACAGGTTATGTAAGCAGTACAAGTGACTAGTATCATCATTCATTCATTAAGAATTATCATTTTTTCCCTCCATTCGGCGTCATGAGCACTCCGCCAACACAACTAACTGATCACTGAACCGAAACAATTAACTGATCTCTGGACCAACACATTTCCACTACAGATTCCAATGAGCTTCCAAAAATATAACTAGTAATGGATAAACAGACAAGAAATGAGACACTGGCTGGCAGTAAGCAAATGAAGTGAGTAGAGGTAGAGAGTGTATACATGtagtcggcgtcggagtcggtGTCAGCCTCGTGGACGCCGACGAGGACAAGGAGTCCCTGCCCGATCGCCGACACTACTCGCCCCTCCACCTGCATCCCCGCAAGAACCAATCAGCGCTCGTCTCTCCAAGATTCCGTGCAAATTGCGGCGGTGTAGTGAGTTGAAGAGGGCGCTCACCTCGACGCTGGCCGAGAGGACGCGCTGCACCATGGCCCTCATCCTCTCTTTCCTCCTTATGCAGTGAGGGACGAGTCGCGTTCGCCGGAGAGACCACAaacggcggcggctccggtggGTAGAGCAACAAGCGGCAGCGGATGCCACACGATGGGCCGTGAAAAACGGGCACTGTTTTACTGGGCCGTACCGGGCCGGGCCTTGCTTCCTTCTGCTATGTTTTGTTTGAGAAATGTTACTTATCTGATGGTAAGAAATTTGTCGAATTTCTGATCTTAGGATCTGCAAAGAGATTCGTGCTCTAGTCATCGTCTCTGCACGAACTTCGGCGATATCTTCTTCTCTGGTGATGGTAAGGTTAGGGTTAGAATTAGGGTTTGGGACTGT includes:
- the LOC133931395 gene encoding LOB domain-containing protein 25-like; protein product: MRTAMTGGVNGGACAVCKHQRRKCEPNCELAAYFPANRMNDFRALHLVFGVANLTKLIKANATEAARRRAADTLTWEARWRERDPSEGCYREVSCLRRENAVLRAENAALRRQAEQCAAATRHASTLQQQQLLLVSAYSGARTGSAPHIANNNGGSVIPGNFVGGCYNGDGSGGVRGANGNAVLPVRPHAPAPAAQTMFGYAQDDCYPVVEGRNGSGVPRSDAAIRGQVDSRDKDNAR
- the LOC133883252 gene encoding uncharacterized protein LOC133883252; this translates as MRAMVQRVLSASVEVEGRVVSAIGQGLLVLVGVHEADTDSDADYICRKVLNMRVFPNEKTGKPWDQSVMQRNFEVLLVSQFTLYGILKGNKPDFHVAMSPSKAKPFYASLVEKFQRSYSADSVKDGVFGAMMKVSLVNDGPVTMQVDSPSLQGAAQSSNGDDGLVRDGEARLPKETC
- the LOC133883176 gene encoding uncharacterized protein LOC133883176; the protein is MALPVAKLGTLALRTLSKPIASRLKSQAAVHPKFRNFIIGIAQINHRITTKIQRRIYGHATDVEIRPLDEQKAVQAATDLIGEGFIFSVAVAALIFEVQRSARSEARKEEGRKQELEELKQRGESLGKELEDLKLKLSEIERLAKGRGLSGILNFKGVHGAEGVLLPCPFFGEWIKIYIGLSMNTLK